The following proteins are encoded in a genomic region of Ostrea edulis chromosome 7, xbOstEdul1.1, whole genome shotgun sequence:
- the LOC125654723 gene encoding 2,3-dihydroxybenzoate-AMP ligase-like: MIVQVQYLEIRSSYSLLTFPLTVLNREWVIAELAIIMAGGVVVHVSFNITNARDVYDTISTAECRSVFIDPGKGDEYLDIILQLNECIVKDSNISSLMFLRKSKHLTSYDDVAGVLQSKDENEVEFPKLYPEDVIVIFTTSGSTGNPKLIPKTHFHTTNNDNLYSGKTYNDRSFAWSSGSPIRTVYLGEPRVFCDSSIAIAGRNTMKIWEIIKEEQCTSALLLPYFLSDLAANEENYKEPLKLDVFITGGQPVYNLHTKVFGVFTKTLVVAYGSTEGFRVSMLPPITAPGETQASDVGKPIPGTEMKIIDGDGNVLRKHENGELCIRSMYDFEKYYKNTELMTTSFCLESGFVLGILRTSMNTII; the protein is encoded by the exons ATGATAGTACAAGTGCAGTATTTGGAGATCAGGTCTTCCTACAGCCTGTTGACATTCCCATTgacagttttaaatcgag AATGGGTGATTGCAGAACTAGCGATAATCATGGCAGGGGGAGTTGTTGTTCACGTTTCCTTCAATATCACCAACGCCAGAGATGTCTACGATACAATTTCAACCGCTGAGTGTAGATCCGTTTTTATAGACCCCGGCAAAGGAGATGAATATCTAGATATTATTTTACAACTCAATGAATGCATCGTGAAAGACTCGAACatttcaagtttgatgtttcTCCGAAAAAGCAAGCATCTAACATCCTACGATGATGTCGCCGGAGTATTGCAGTCAAAAGACGAAAACGAAGTAGAATTTCCTAAACTCTACCCTGAGGATGTAATCGTGATTTTCACGACGTCAGGAAGCACGGGAAATCCTAAACTGATCCCTAAAACACACTTTCATACAACGAACAATGATAATTTATACTCTGGGAAAACTTACAATGATAGATCGTTTGCTTGGTCATCAGGATCTCCCATTCGAACAGTGTATTTAGGGGAACCTAGGGTATTCTGCGATTCCTCAATCGCCATTGCAGGACGCAACACAATGAAGATATGGGAAATAATCAAAGAAGAACAGTGCACCTCGGCACTATTGTTACCTTACTTTCTTTCAGATCTGGCGGCTAACGAAGAAAATTACAAAGAACCGTTGAAACTCGATGTCTTCATCACAGGTGGACAACCGGTTTACAATCTCCACACGAAGGTTTTCGGCGTTTTTACCAAGACTCTTGTAGTCGCATACGGATCAACCGAGGGGTTTCGTGTATCCATGCTTCCCCCTATTACTGCTCCTGGTGAAACGCAAGCCAGTGATGTAGGAAAACCAATACCAGGTACAGAAATGAAGATCATTGATGGAGATGGAAATGTTTTGAGAAAACATGAGAATGGTGAGCTTTGTATACGAAGCATGTATGATTTTGAGAAATACTACAAGAACACAGAATTAATGACGACGTCCTTTTGCCTGGAAAGTGGTTTCGTTCTGGGGATATTGCGCACATCAATGAACACGATCATATAA